In Kordia antarctica, the following proteins share a genomic window:
- a CDS encoding LGFP repeat-containing protein, producing MQSKIQYVSTMKIVDHENFGSNERRTVRNSGLFLLDAGKKTNNLFFIGRCGGEVRIELKIKFTQNSNGSVSVKEYAKLFEGSSTNTSDLDGTASKSAVIAANQTKTVSFRVRNTDEGDDYADITLLITNTVLADGDCTNGIKAKAQTLGTGFTGAATSNINAPTTVKGGKRVTFQKCDIYCSPKTGPQEIHGAIRLKYNNVGGPNNALALPVTDETTTPDTKGRFNHFSGNGSIYWHPTTGPKLVRGAIRHEWAKTGWERGIYGYPTSDEIKIDPNKNTWFSDFQNGVIIWNNNAEENPNTAKLSGRKVRSLFETIFKEKTKGQKDLNVDSVRISSVGNTGYDFTRSKNRKVTFKIKGDYESGIFFIPNPSYTITLRIAFESNKNPDGKVACKLTAKLDHWHIHTSGAGNSKLLAGLKKGILEGFKDALELGDVPKNTGFLSFKVMKDGGIKLYFRGDILGKVVAGVAQDKLDKL from the coding sequence ATGCAAAGTAAAATACAATATGTATCTACAATGAAAATTGTAGATCATGAAAATTTCGGATCAAATGAACGAAGAACCGTTCGAAACTCAGGGCTTTTTTTATTAGACGCTGGAAAAAAGACAAATAACCTGTTCTTTATAGGACGATGTGGAGGAGAAGTTCGTATAGAATTGAAGATTAAGTTTACACAAAATTCAAATGGTTCCGTTTCTGTAAAAGAATATGCAAAACTATTTGAAGGTTCTTCTACAAATACATCTGATTTAGATGGAACTGCTTCTAAAAGTGCTGTTATTGCTGCAAATCAAACAAAAACAGTTTCTTTTAGAGTACGAAATACTGACGAAGGAGACGATTACGCAGACATCACATTGCTTATTACAAATACAGTACTTGCGGATGGAGATTGTACCAACGGAATTAAAGCAAAAGCACAAACACTAGGAACTGGTTTTACAGGCGCAGCAACGTCTAATATTAATGCTCCGACAACAGTAAAAGGAGGAAAGCGAGTGACTTTTCAAAAATGTGATATTTATTGTTCACCAAAAACAGGACCACAAGAAATTCACGGCGCTATTCGTTTGAAATATAATAATGTAGGCGGACCGAATAATGCGTTGGCACTTCCTGTAACTGACGAAACTACAACTCCAGATACTAAAGGTAGATTTAATCATTTTTCAGGTAATGGAAGTATTTATTGGCATCCAACTACGGGACCAAAATTGGTAAGAGGCGCTATTAGACATGAGTGGGCAAAAACTGGTTGGGAACGTGGAATTTACGGGTATCCAACTTCTGATGAAATTAAAATTGACCCAAATAAGAATACGTGGTTTAGTGATTTTCAAAATGGAGTAATTATTTGGAATAATAACGCAGAAGAAAATCCTAATACAGCAAAATTAAGCGGAAGAAAAGTACGTTCATTGTTTGAAACAATTTTTAAAGAGAAAACCAAAGGACAAAAAGATTTGAATGTAGATTCTGTTCGAATTTCTAGTGTAGGGAATACAGGATATGATTTTACACGGAGTAAAAATAGAAAGGTAACCTTTAAAATAAAAGGAGATTATGAGAGTGGAATCTTTTTTATTCCAAATCCTTCGTATACAATTACGTTAAGAATAGCTTTTGAAAGTAATAAAAACCCTGATGGAAAAGTTGCTTGTAAGTTAACGGCTAAGTTAGATCATTGGCATATTCATACTTCAGGAGCTGGAAATAGTAAATTACTAGCGGGATTGAAAAAAGGAATTTTAGAAGGCTTTAAAGACGCTCTTGAATTGGGTGATGTGCCTAAAAATACAGGTTTCTTAAGTTTTAAAGTAATGAAAGATGGAGGAATCAAATTGTACTTTAGAGGAGATATTCTTGGAAAAGTGGTCGCAGGTGTCGCACAAGATAAACTAGATAAATTATAG
- a CDS encoding LOG family protein, giving the protein MRKEKNNKGWNEIKTNDSWALFKIMGEFVNGFEKMSQIGPCVSIFGSARTKPDNKYYKLAQDIAHKIVDHGYGVITGGGPGIMEAGNKGAHLGGGTSVGLNIVLPFEQHDNPYIDQDKSINFDYFFVRKVMFVKYSQGFVVMPGGFGTLDELFEAITLIQTKKIDKFPIILVGTEFWSGLMDWINAILLEKFATVSAHDLDLIHIVDHEDEVLDILDAFYNKKDLSPNF; this is encoded by the coding sequence ATGAGAAAAGAAAAGAACAATAAAGGTTGGAATGAAATAAAAACAAACGATTCTTGGGCGCTTTTTAAGATAATGGGCGAATTCGTAAACGGATTCGAGAAAATGAGCCAAATAGGTCCTTGCGTTTCCATCTTTGGATCTGCGCGTACAAAGCCAGACAATAAATACTATAAACTTGCACAAGATATTGCACATAAAATTGTAGATCACGGGTATGGAGTCATTACTGGCGGTGGACCAGGGATTATGGAAGCTGGTAACAAAGGTGCGCATTTAGGTGGCGGAACTTCCGTTGGATTGAATATTGTATTGCCTTTTGAACAACACGATAATCCATATATTGACCAAGATAAAAGTATCAACTTTGATTACTTCTTCGTACGTAAAGTAATGTTTGTAAAATATTCGCAAGGATTTGTAGTAATGCCAGGTGGATTTGGAACTTTAGATGAACTTTTTGAAGCGATTACACTGATTCAGACGAAAAAAATTGACAAATTTCCTATTATTTTGGTTGGAACCGAATTTTGGTCAGGTTTAATGGATTGGATAAATGCAATACTATTAGAAAAGTTCGCTACCGTTAGCGCGCATGATTTAGACCTAATTCACATTGTCGATCATGAAGATGAAGTATTAGATATCTTAGATGCTTTTTACAACAAAAAAGATTTAAGTCCGAACTTCTAA